In Deltaproteobacteria bacterium, a single genomic region encodes these proteins:
- a CDS encoding response regulator transcription factor, producing MKLLLVEDEPRVAEIVRRGLVEEGHQVDVCSSGRAALQQARDIDYDVIVLDWMLPDIDGLDILRQWRSGGLRTPVLMLTARGQVGERVAGLKVGADDYLVKPFDFAELLARLEALHRRSSGQIELRTAGDVKLDGRRRSLVRGDAEIALTPREYALCQEFFGHVGDVLSRSHLLGAVWGTNYDGDPNVLDVYVGYLRSKLARIAAAHTSIKAVRGVGFRLQVDGG from the coding sequence GTGAAGCTGCTGCTGGTCGAGGACGAACCCCGCGTGGCCGAGATCGTGCGACGCGGCCTGGTGGAGGAGGGCCACCAGGTCGACGTGTGCTCCAGCGGACGCGCGGCGCTGCAGCAGGCCCGCGACATCGACTACGACGTGATCGTGCTCGACTGGATGCTGCCCGACATCGACGGCCTGGACATCCTGCGTCAGTGGCGGAGCGGCGGCCTGCGCACGCCGGTGCTCATGCTGACCGCGCGCGGCCAGGTCGGTGAGCGGGTCGCCGGCCTCAAGGTCGGCGCCGACGACTACCTCGTCAAGCCGTTCGACTTCGCCGAGCTGCTCGCACGCCTCGAGGCGCTGCACCGCCGCAGCAGCGGGCAGATCGAGCTGCGCACGGCCGGCGACGTCAAGCTCGACGGTCGCCGGCGATCACTCGTACGGGGCGACGCCGAGATCGCGTTGACCCCGCGGGAGTACGCGCTGTGTCAGGAGTTCTTCGGCCACGTCGGCGATGTGCTCTCGCGCAGCCACTTGCTCGGCGCGGTGTGGGGCACCAACTACGACGGCGACCCCAACGTGCTCGACGTGTACGTCGGCTACCTCCGCAGCAAGCTGGCCCGGATCGCTGCCGCGCACACCTCGATCAAGGCCGTGCGCGGCGTCGGCTTCCGCCTGCAGGTCGACGGGGGCTGA
- a CDS encoding HAMP domain-containing histidine kinase: MQLGTRLLLVGAVLPAALLLAALVVGGVALDRILHREIDRALLGQAAVEAVSLFDRADAPHLHLVESPLDARVREFAPLGALYGPRGELIVRYPDGAGVPTSLDPDRLTGEAELDDADIDGTPRRVLRMQVRSPSGLPHGLWLAASLETHDRAVRVYWQFTSIAVAVVVLLLAAIQVAQARQLTRRVTALADHMQRLRAGELGSTPAPDAYGDVIQTLRDAVADTTLRLSAAREAQDRLLADAAHELRTPLTAMRAGIDVALRRHRDAAQLEEVLADQRGEVDRLTELATRLLDMAALRGAPLELAAGDLAELLHEAVDAARAVAEERGIMIELADVPHAEAAFARSVLRQALDNLLDNAIKFSRDHGRVEGAREHVDARWRIRVSDHGPGVPAEARERIFDAFERADRAVRGKGLGLAIVAEVARRHGGRCFVAERPDGGNGAVFVLELGPDGA; this comes from the coding sequence GTGCAGCTCGGAACCCGGCTGTTGCTCGTGGGCGCGGTGCTGCCCGCCGCGCTGCTGCTGGCGGCGCTGGTGGTCGGCGGCGTCGCGCTCGATCGCATTCTCCACCGCGAGATCGACCGCGCGCTGCTGGGCCAGGCCGCGGTCGAGGCGGTGTCGCTGTTCGATCGCGCCGACGCGCCGCACCTGCACCTCGTCGAGTCGCCGCTCGACGCCCGCGTGCGGGAGTTCGCGCCGCTCGGGGCGCTGTACGGTCCCCGCGGCGAACTCATCGTGCGCTATCCCGACGGCGCCGGGGTGCCCACCTCGCTCGATCCCGACCGGCTCACCGGTGAGGCCGAGCTCGACGACGCCGACATCGACGGCACCCCGCGGCGCGTCCTACGGATGCAGGTGCGCTCGCCCAGCGGGCTACCCCACGGGCTGTGGCTGGCGGCCTCGCTCGAGACCCACGACCGGGCGGTGCGAGTCTACTGGCAGTTCACCTCGATCGCGGTGGCCGTGGTCGTGCTGCTGCTCGCGGCGATCCAGGTCGCACAGGCGCGGCAGCTGACCCGGCGCGTGACCGCGCTCGCCGATCACATGCAGCGACTGCGCGCCGGCGAGCTCGGCTCGACGCCAGCGCCCGATGCCTACGGCGACGTGATCCAGACCCTGCGCGACGCGGTCGCCGACACCACGCTGCGGCTGTCGGCGGCCCGCGAGGCGCAAGACCGCCTGCTCGCCGATGCCGCCCACGAGCTGCGCACGCCGCTCACGGCGATGCGCGCCGGCATCGACGTGGCGCTACGTCGCCACCGCGACGCAGCACAGCTCGAGGAAGTGCTCGCCGATCAGCGTGGTGAGGTCGATCGACTCACCGAGCTGGCCACACGGCTGCTCGACATGGCGGCCCTGCGCGGCGCTCCGCTCGAGCTCGCAGCGGGTGACCTCGCCGAGCTCCTGCACGAGGCCGTCGACGCCGCGCGCGCCGTGGCCGAGGAGCGCGGCATCATGATCGAGCTCGCCGACGTGCCCCATGCCGAGGCAGCCTTCGCGCGCTCGGTCCTGCGACAGGCGCTCGACAACCTGCTCGACAACGCGATCAAGTTCTCGCGCGACCATGGTCGCGTCGAGGGGGCACGCGAGCACGTGGACGCGCGCTGGCGCATCCGCGTCTCCGATCACGGCCCCGGCGTGCCGGCCGAGGCGCGCGAGCGCATCTTCGACGCCTTCGAGCGCGCCGATCGGGCGGTGCGCGGCAAGGGCCTCGGGCTCGCGATCGTCGCCGAGGTTGCGCGCCGCCACGGCGGCCGCTGCTTCGTCGCCGAGCGCCCCGATGGCGGCAACGGGGCCGTCTTCGTGCTCGAGCTCGGGCCCGACGGCGCTTGA
- a CDS encoding polysaccharide deacetylase family protein, whose protein sequence is MSLPGRLTIAACVTALLTAGGWFVRDTSRGPAPVSRHAPSPRSPAPAPVLREHAVAHAAIVPPVTPRSDDVDPPAPRTRYFGAREGDRIALSFDDGPRPASTARVLAILREHDAHATFFMLGEQVQRHPEAAAAVAAAGHELGNHGWSHRSWKLLFPSQLQRELDDTADAIADATGTTPHVVRPPFGRFPESAVAIVHGRGDDLVLWSVDSLDSAGADADTIARTVVDAARPGDIVLLHDREWASVRALPQILAGLRRKGLRVVPVSQLD, encoded by the coding sequence ATGTCGCTCCCGGGCCGGCTGACCATCGCCGCCTGCGTGACCGCGTTGCTCACCGCCGGCGGGTGGTTCGTACGCGACACGTCGCGCGGGCCCGCACCGGTGTCGCGCCACGCCCCGTCGCCGCGAAGCCCCGCGCCTGCGCCCGTGCTTCGCGAGCACGCAGTCGCCCACGCCGCGATCGTACCGCCGGTCACGCCCAGGTCCGACGACGTCGACCCGCCGGCCCCGCGCACGCGCTACTTCGGCGCACGGGAGGGCGACCGCATCGCGCTCAGCTTCGACGACGGTCCGCGGCCGGCCTCGACCGCACGGGTGCTCGCGATCCTGCGTGAGCACGATGCACACGCAACCTTCTTCATGCTCGGCGAGCAGGTGCAGCGCCACCCCGAGGCCGCCGCCGCGGTGGCCGCGGCCGGCCACGAGCTCGGCAACCACGGCTGGTCGCACCGATCGTGGAAGCTGTTGTTCCCGTCGCAGCTACAGCGCGAGCTCGACGACACCGCCGACGCCATCGCCGATGCCACCGGCACCACGCCGCACGTGGTGCGGCCGCCGTTCGGACGCTTCCCCGAGTCCGCGGTCGCGATCGTCCACGGGCGCGGCGACGATCTGGTGCTGTGGTCGGTCGACAGCCTCGACTCCGCGGGGGCCGACGCCGACACCATCGCCCGCACGGTGGTCGACGCGGCGCGGCCCGGCGACATCGTGCTGCTACACGATCGCGAGTGGGCGAGCGTACGGGCACTGCCGCAGATCCTCGCCGGCCTGCGCCGCAAGGGCCTGCGCGTGGTGCCGGTGTCGCAGCTCGACTGA
- the cphA gene encoding cyanophycin synthetase yields the protein MKILERRIYRGPNLYAHFPVIRLRVDLGALEAWPTAKLPGFVDALLAVMPTLEQHTCSYGSHGGFIRRMREDEGTWLGHVLEHLAIEIQVLTGAKVSFGKTRSVDEPGQYHVVYEFEEERVGEAAGQLAMRLIHSLLPPELRPSGKDEPLDYPTELDDLIAFAQRRQFGPSTASIIRAAEERDIPWIRLNDHSLVQLGHGRYQKRIQATVTSETRHIAVDIASDKELTNKILADLGLPVPKQHVVRSAERAADAARRLGFPVVVKPLDANHGRGVSIDLGDEDAVRLAFEKAQEHSRHVIVETYITGFDHRMLVVNGELIAVAKRVPGHVIGDGEHTIEQLVEQVNADPRRGIGHEKVLTRIELDHQAMRLLEQAGLTPESVLPAGQTFYLRSTGNLSTGGTAIDLTDAVHPDNREVAVRAARGIGLDVAGIDFIIPDISESHRVSGGAICEVNAAPGFRMHVSPTEGTPRDVAGPVIDMLFPPGTPSRIPIAAITGTNGKTTVSRMLAHIQKMSGFTVGLCTTDGVYIDGERTVVGDMTGPMAAQMVLRDPRVDFAVLETARGGLLRAGMGYRSCNVGCVLNVASDHLGMGGIDSLDQLAEVKRIVVDVARDVAVLNADDERVLLMGGQTDAKRIAYVTMNPKHDLVRQHIRAGGAAAVLEEGINGAMITLYDRGSHIPLLWAHLIPATLEGKALFNVQNSMFAALMAFVMGCKVENIRQGLRTFDTTFFQAPGRLNVYDKLPFKVILDYGHNPAAVRAIADLAGRLEVAGERVCVLAAPGDRRDEDLLEIAKAAAGAFDRFILRTDDDTRGRDRDQITGLLRKGLLACEVDAARIEVIPDEQASIDAALASCKIGDLLVVFGDRISRSWKQITKFKDATVSDEPAPEGGPRIEPSATMPTPRITDLRGTLVEDERGVRLVREVED from the coding sequence ATGAAGATCCTCGAGCGTCGCATCTACCGGGGGCCGAACCTCTACGCGCACTTCCCCGTCATCCGCTTGCGGGTCGACCTCGGCGCACTCGAGGCGTGGCCGACTGCGAAGCTGCCGGGCTTCGTCGACGCGCTGCTGGCGGTGATGCCGACCCTCGAGCAACACACCTGCTCGTACGGCAGCCACGGCGGCTTCATCCGACGCATGCGCGAGGACGAGGGCACCTGGCTCGGCCACGTGCTCGAGCACCTCGCGATCGAGATCCAGGTGCTCACCGGCGCCAAGGTCTCGTTCGGCAAGACCCGCAGCGTCGACGAGCCGGGCCAATACCACGTGGTCTACGAGTTCGAGGAGGAGCGCGTGGGCGAGGCCGCGGGCCAGCTGGCCATGCGACTCATCCACTCGCTGCTGCCGCCCGAGCTGCGACCGAGCGGCAAGGACGAGCCGCTCGACTACCCCACCGAACTCGACGATCTGATCGCGTTCGCGCAGCGGCGACAGTTCGGGCCCTCGACCGCGTCGATCATCCGCGCCGCCGAGGAGCGCGACATCCCGTGGATCCGGCTCAACGACCACTCGCTGGTCCAGCTCGGCCACGGCCGCTACCAGAAGCGCATCCAGGCCACGGTCACGTCCGAGACCCGGCACATCGCAGTCGACATCGCCTCCGACAAGGAACTCACCAACAAGATCCTCGCCGACCTCGGCCTGCCGGTGCCCAAGCAGCACGTGGTGCGCAGCGCCGAGCGGGCCGCCGACGCCGCGCGGCGGCTCGGCTTCCCGGTGGTCGTGAAGCCGCTGGATGCCAACCACGGCCGCGGCGTATCGATCGACCTCGGCGACGAGGACGCGGTGCGGCTGGCGTTCGAGAAGGCCCAGGAACACTCGCGCCACGTCATCGTCGAGACCTACATCACCGGCTTCGATCACCGCATGTTGGTCGTCAACGGCGAGCTCATCGCAGTCGCCAAGCGCGTGCCCGGCCACGTGATCGGCGACGGCGAGCACACCATCGAGCAGCTGGTCGAGCAGGTGAACGCCGACCCCCGTCGCGGTATCGGCCACGAGAAGGTGCTCACCCGCATCGAGCTCGATCACCAGGCCATGCGTCTGCTCGAGCAGGCCGGCCTGACGCCGGAGAGCGTGCTGCCGGCCGGCCAGACCTTCTACCTGCGCTCGACCGGCAACCTCTCGACCGGCGGCACCGCCATCGATCTCACCGACGCGGTCCACCCCGACAACCGCGAGGTCGCGGTGCGGGCGGCCCGCGGTATCGGCCTCGACGTCGCCGGCATCGACTTCATCATCCCCGACATCTCGGAGTCACATCGCGTCAGCGGCGGAGCGATCTGCGAGGTCAACGCGGCGCCCGGCTTCCGCATGCACGTGTCGCCCACCGAGGGCACCCCGCGCGACGTCGCCGGCCCGGTCATCGACATGCTGTTCCCGCCGGGCACGCCCAGCCGCATCCCGATCGCGGCGATCACCGGCACCAACGGCAAGACCACGGTGTCGCGCATGCTCGCGCACATCCAGAAGATGTCGGGCTTCACCGTCGGCCTGTGCACGACCGACGGTGTGTACATCGACGGCGAGCGCACCGTGGTCGGCGACATGACCGGCCCGATGGCCGCACAGATGGTGCTGCGCGACCCACGGGTCGACTTCGCGGTGCTCGAGACCGCACGCGGCGGCCTGCTGCGCGCCGGCATGGGCTACCGCTCGTGCAACGTCGGCTGCGTGCTCAACGTCGCCAGCGACCACCTCGGCATGGGCGGCATCGACTCGCTCGACCAGCTCGCCGAGGTCAAGCGGATCGTCGTCGACGTCGCCCGCGACGTCGCGGTGCTCAATGCCGACGACGAGCGCGTGCTGCTGATGGGCGGGCAGACCGACGCCAAGCGCATCGCGTACGTCACGATGAACCCCAAGCACGATCTGGTGCGGCAGCACATCCGCGCCGGCGGAGCGGCGGCGGTGCTCGAGGAGGGCATCAACGGCGCCATGATCACGCTCTACGATCGCGGCAGCCACATCCCGCTGCTGTGGGCGCACCTCATCCCCGCCACGCTCGAGGGCAAGGCGCTCTTCAACGTGCAGAACTCGATGTTCGCGGCGTTGATGGCGTTCGTGATGGGCTGCAAGGTCGAGAACATCCGCCAGGGCCTGCGGACCTTCGACACCACGTTCTTCCAGGCGCCGGGCCGCCTCAACGTCTACGACAAGCTGCCGTTCAAGGTCATCCTCGACTACGGCCACAACCCCGCGGCCGTGCGGGCGATCGCCGACCTCGCGGGCCGGCTCGAGGTCGCCGGCGAGCGCGTGTGCGTGCTGGCGGCGCCCGGCGATCGCCGCGACGAAGACCTGCTCGAGATCGCGAAGGCCGCCGCCGGCGCGTTCGATCGTTTCATCCTGCGCACCGACGACGACACCCGCGGCCGCGACCGCGACCAGATCACGGGCCTGCTGCGCAAGGGCCTGCTGGCCTGCGAGGTCGATGCCGCGCGCATCGAGGTCATCCCCGACGAGCAGGCCTCGATCGATGCCGCGCTGGCGTCTTGCAAGATTGGCGATCTGCTGGTCGTGTTCGGCGATCGCATCTCGCGCAGCTGGAAGCAGATCACCAAGTTCAAGGACGCGACCGTGTCCGACGAGCCCGCGCCCGAGGGCGGCCCGCGCATCGAGCCCAGCGCGACGATGCCGACGCCGCGGATCACCGACCTGCGCGGCACGCTGGTCGAGGACGAGCGCGGCGTGCGACTGGTGCGCGAGGTCGAAGACTAG
- a CDS encoding Mur ligase, producing the protein MQPPESRRLTGPSLYARVPGAAAELALAPGESFDELHARWLAVLRPMLARLGWARARCFARPYADGTGGALGFTADDDVLYAACDVNDWALATAAGLPAAPEAIAAAQLAAAITAERRPDVLALLDAAATRGLPGFFDDDGVTIGLGVRGRTWPLDAVPQVDAVPWSQLGRIPVVAITGTNGKTTSARLLARMFREAGRSVGNTSTDGIVVDGVMIEEGDCTGPGAARRLLRHPTLEVAVLESARGGLLRRGFVLPWCDAALLTNVSDDHLGEWGISTVDELAEAKAVIGAIVPPHGHAIVGADSAPLVRVAERFVAKVVWFSLHADAPTVLTHLRSGGEAWYFHDGALVHAVGETRERWLAADAIAIGLHGAAGYNLANAAGAAATAHALGVPRDAIVGGLERFDRDGHDNPGRLERHEKDGVLYLLDFAHNKDGLRQQRDVVAALRRDRGGRLAVSFGMAGDRSDEALRALGHEIAAMQPNHVVLHDKPDYLRGRTPGEVPAILQQGLLEAGIAADAIEHAADERAAIACARAWARAGDMVAVFAHTERTAVV; encoded by the coding sequence ATGCAGCCACCCGAATCCAGGCGGCTCACGGGGCCGTCGCTGTACGCTCGCGTGCCGGGGGCGGCCGCCGAGCTCGCGCTCGCGCCCGGCGAGTCGTTCGACGAGCTGCACGCACGCTGGCTCGCGGTGCTGCGTCCGATGCTCGCGCGGCTGGGCTGGGCCCGCGCGCGTTGCTTCGCGCGGCCGTATGCCGACGGCACCGGCGGTGCGCTCGGCTTCACCGCCGACGACGACGTGCTGTACGCCGCGTGTGACGTCAACGACTGGGCGCTCGCGACCGCGGCCGGCCTGCCCGCGGCACCCGAGGCGATCGCGGCGGCGCAGCTGGCCGCGGCGATCACCGCCGAGCGACGCCCCGATGTGCTCGCGCTGCTGGACGCCGCAGCAACCCGCGGGCTGCCGGGGTTCTTCGACGACGACGGCGTCACGATCGGTCTCGGCGTCCGCGGTCGCACATGGCCGCTCGATGCGGTGCCGCAGGTCGACGCGGTGCCGTGGTCGCAGCTCGGTCGCATCCCGGTGGTGGCGATCACCGGCACCAACGGCAAGACCACGAGCGCACGATTGCTGGCCCGCATGTTCCGCGAGGCCGGGCGCAGCGTCGGCAACACCTCGACCGACGGCATCGTGGTCGACGGCGTGATGATCGAAGAGGGCGATTGCACCGGGCCCGGCGCGGCGCGGCGGCTGCTGCGACACCCGACCCTCGAGGTCGCGGTGCTGGAGAGCGCGCGCGGTGGATTGCTGCGACGCGGCTTCGTGCTGCCGTGGTGCGACGCGGCGCTGCTCACCAACGTCAGCGACGATCACCTGGGTGAGTGGGGCATCAGCACCGTCGACGAGCTCGCCGAGGCCAAGGCGGTGATCGGCGCGATCGTGCCGCCGCACGGCCACGCGATCGTCGGCGCCGACAGTGCACCGCTGGTGCGCGTCGCCGAGCGTTTCGTGGCGAAGGTGGTGTGGTTCTCGCTGCACGCCGACGCGCCGACCGTGCTCACGCACCTGCGGTCCGGCGGCGAGGCGTGGTACTTCCACGACGGCGCGCTGGTGCACGCGGTCGGCGAGACACGCGAGCGCTGGCTCGCCGCCGACGCGATCGCGATCGGCCTGCACGGGGCCGCCGGCTACAACCTCGCCAACGCCGCCGGCGCGGCCGCGACCGCGCATGCGCTCGGGGTGCCGCGCGATGCGATCGTCGGCGGGCTCGAGCGGTTCGATCGCGACGGCCACGACAACCCCGGCCGACTCGAGCGCCACGAGAAAGACGGCGTGCTCTACCTGCTGGACTTCGCCCACAACAAGGATGGCCTCCGCCAGCAGCGCGACGTGGTCGCGGCGCTGCGACGCGATCGCGGCGGTCGCCTGGCGGTCAGCTTCGGCATGGCCGGCGATCGCAGCGACGAGGCCCTGCGCGCGCTCGGCCACGAGATCGCGGCGATGCAGCCGAATCACGTGGTGCTGCACGACAAGCCCGACTACCTGCGGGGTCGCACGCCGGGCGAGGTGCCGGCGATCCTGCAGCAGGGCCTGCTCGAGGCGGGAATCGCCGCCGATGCGATCGAGCACGCCGCCGACGAGCGCGCTGCGATCGCGTGTGCCCGTGCGTGGGCGCGAGCCGGCGACATGGTGGCGGTGTTCGCCCACACCGAGCGTACGGCAGTGGTCTGA
- a CDS encoding DUF2892 domain-containing protein — MTIARSLYVKNVPPIERFVRVLAAAAATGVGLMWLSSPWSWLVAISAVSLLVTGLVGYCPMCAMVGRRIG, encoded by the coding sequence ATGACCATCGCTCGCTCGCTGTATGTGAAGAACGTGCCCCCGATCGAACGCTTCGTCCGCGTGCTCGCGGCCGCGGCCGCCACCGGCGTGGGCCTGATGTGGCTGTCGTCGCCGTGGAGCTGGCTGGTGGCGATCTCGGCGGTATCGTTGTTGGTGACCGGCCTGGTCGGGTACTGCCCGATGTGCGCGATGGTCGGTCGTCGCATCGGGTGA
- a CDS encoding sigma-70 family RNA polymerase sigma factor, whose translation MIDAARRGEPAAIDRLLVLCHRDIRRYAQRSCSISDVDDAIQESLLVLSRFVASLRHTRALSTWLFRVVRRECRRLARTTLRWDPWDEARVEALVHARTPAALRLDIAHALESLPEHYREIVVLRDFEELTLHEIAAQLGLSVAATKSRLHRARELTREYLLAGSAA comes from the coding sequence CTGATCGACGCTGCGCGCCGCGGCGAGCCCGCGGCGATCGATCGCCTGCTCGTGCTGTGTCACCGCGACATCCGTCGCTACGCGCAGCGCAGCTGCTCGATCAGCGACGTCGACGACGCGATCCAGGAATCACTGCTGGTGCTGTCGCGCTTCGTCGCATCGCTGCGGCACACCCGCGCGCTGTCGACGTGGCTGTTCCGCGTAGTCCGCCGCGAGTGTCGTCGGCTGGCGCGCACGACCCTGCGCTGGGACCCGTGGGACGAAGCGCGGGTCGAGGCGCTCGTGCACGCGAGGACGCCCGCGGCGCTGCGCCTCGACATCGCCCACGCACTCGAGTCGCTGCCGGAGCACTACCGCGAGATCGTGGTGCTCCGTGATTTCGAAGAGCTGACGCTGCACGAGATCGCCGCGCAGCTCGGGCTCTCGGTCGCGGCCACCAAGAGCCGCCTGCACCGCGCGCGCGAGCTGACCCGCGAGTACCTGCTCGCGGGCAGCGCGGCGTGA
- a CDS encoding C40 family peptidase translates to MTRSDVASPREVDAIVTATVRLIEGCRRRLEQLHGATLLELRIAAQPRRRRLRLGGRVLVRRALSVVVDDIVAMLPAPWCCDATAVRVAAPRRWQALGPGVTRVYAAHPGLTGRWALATELVPNDGAVGILLERQGWTCIRALDATVGWIDARLGPRCPAPSLPRPTTTDARVMPAVARTWCSVPYRLGGRTRAGIDCSALVQRVALDALGVVLPRHSRDQLGLGCRPQVGPEAPGTLVFVWGANEPCGHVGIRTEAGTVVHASTSRGQVVEDSLTRFLRDASDVAHVPFSAMLPASAATDAIAQRDG, encoded by the coding sequence GTGACCCGCTCCGACGTCGCATCGCCTCGCGAAGTCGACGCGATCGTTACGGCGACGGTTCGTCTCATCGAGGGATGCCGCCGGCGGCTGGAGCAGCTGCATGGCGCAACGTTGCTCGAACTCAGGATTGCGGCACAACCACGCCGGCGACGCTTGCGGCTCGGTGGGCGAGTGTTGGTGCGGCGTGCGCTGTCCGTGGTCGTCGACGACATCGTGGCGATGCTGCCGGCCCCTTGGTGTTGCGATGCGACCGCCGTGCGTGTGGCTGCGCCACGTCGCTGGCAAGCGCTCGGCCCGGGCGTCACCCGCGTATATGCGGCACACCCGGGCCTCACGGGACGTTGGGCGCTGGCGACCGAACTCGTGCCCAACGATGGTGCCGTCGGGATCCTCCTCGAACGCCAAGGGTGGACCTGCATCCGAGCGCTGGACGCAACAGTGGGCTGGATCGACGCCAGACTGGGTCCACGCTGCCCGGCGCCGAGCCTCCCGCGTCCGACGACGACCGATGCGCGGGTGATGCCGGCGGTCGCCCGCACCTGGTGCTCGGTGCCATATCGGCTCGGCGGGCGCACCCGCGCTGGCATCGACTGCTCGGCTCTCGTGCAACGTGTGGCCCTCGACGCCCTCGGTGTGGTGTTGCCCCGCCACTCCCGCGATCAACTCGGGTTGGGATGTCGGCCGCAGGTCGGCCCCGAAGCACCAGGCACGCTCGTATTCGTGTGGGGCGCGAACGAGCCGTGCGGGCATGTTGGCATTCGCACCGAAGCGGGTACGGTCGTGCACGCATCGACCAGCCGAGGGCAGGTGGTGGAAGACTCGCTGACGCGGTTCCTGCGCGACGCGAGCGACGTCGCGCACGTGCCGTTCTCCGCGATGCTGCCGGCCTCGGCGGCTACGGATGCAATCGCACAACGCGATGGCTGA
- the murE gene encoding UDP-N-acetylmuramyl-tripeptide synthetase, whose product MSPAFAWADPIRTIGITGTNGKTSTTHLLEAILRAAGHSVLRVSTLGYAWPGHDYEHLDPSDPAATTATDVGIPITDDGFFGAAERAIAAGARWAVLEATSYGLGTGFARRWRFDEGIFTNLDIDHLASHGSFERYLAAKAQLFLNLGPGRTAVLNADDPHAAMIARVTPPDVRLRWFSAEGEPSADLAASRMDVGLDGTRVELLESSLAEALGGCLHTRMIGEVFGANALAAAVMADAVGIDAAAIRAGLAACPVVPGRFEIVAHEPLVVVDYAHSPEAIDLTIAQARRLARGRVVVVGGAGGSCSSDKRGPMGTAMAHAHRVIVTSDNPRWEDPADVARPVAEAVRREGTELVVELDRATAIAIAIRTATPDDIIVIVGKGHETWQVVRGVTLPFSDQHEARRIAAERRAVPESRA is encoded by the coding sequence GTGTCCCCCGCTTTCGCCTGGGCCGATCCGATTCGAACGATCGGCATCACCGGCACGAACGGCAAGACGTCCACCACCCACCTACTGGAGGCCATCTTGCGCGCTGCGGGACATTCGGTCCTGCGCGTGAGCACGCTCGGCTACGCGTGGCCGGGGCATGACTACGAGCACCTCGACCCTTCCGACCCCGCCGCCACCACCGCCACCGACGTCGGCATTCCGATCACCGACGACGGCTTCTTCGGGGCGGCGGAGCGCGCGATCGCGGCTGGCGCGAGGTGGGCCGTGCTCGAGGCCACGAGCTACGGCTTGGGCACGGGGTTCGCCCGCCGCTGGCGCTTCGACGAAGGGATCTTCACGAACCTCGACATCGATCACCTCGCTTCGCACGGTTCGTTCGAGCGCTACCTCGCGGCCAAGGCTCAGCTGTTCCTCAACCTCGGGCCGGGGCGCACCGCGGTGCTCAACGCCGACGATCCCCACGCCGCGATGATTGCCCGAGTCACGCCGCCAGACGTGCGGCTGCGGTGGTTCTCGGCGGAAGGCGAACCCTCCGCGGATCTGGCCGCGTCGCGAATGGACGTGGGCCTCGACGGAACTCGGGTGGAGTTGCTCGAGTCGTCACTGGCGGAGGCGCTCGGCGGATGCCTCCACACCCGCATGATCGGGGAGGTGTTCGGCGCCAACGCGCTCGCGGCCGCGGTCATGGCGGACGCGGTGGGAATCGATGCGGCCGCGATCCGAGCCGGCCTGGCCGCCTGTCCGGTGGTGCCCGGCCGCTTCGAGATCGTCGCCCACGAGCCCCTCGTGGTGGTCGACTACGCCCACTCTCCGGAGGCGATCGACCTCACGATCGCGCAGGCGCGGCGGCTCGCGCGGGGCAGGGTCGTCGTCGTCGGTGGGGCGGGCGGCAGCTGCTCGTCCGACAAGCGCGGCCCCATGGGCACCGCGATGGCGCACGCCCATCGGGTGATCGTGACCTCGGACAATCCTCGCTGGGAAGATCCGGCCGACGTCGCTCGCCCCGTGGCCGAGGCGGTCCGCCGCGAGGGCACCGAACTCGTCGTGGAACTCGATCGCGCGACGGCGATCGCGATCGCGATCCGCACTGCCACCCCGGACGACATCATCGTGATTGTCGGCAAGGGCCACGAGACCTGGCAGGTGGTACGCGGTGTCACGCTGCCGTTCTCCGATCAGCACGAGGCTCGTCGCATCGCGGCGGAGCGCCGCGCGGTGCCGGAGTCGCGGGCGTGA